The sequence CTTAATTGGACGAAAAAATGTActtttcacaacaacaacaaaaaaaaaatgatgttttttgaTCCTGACACCAAATGAGCAGCTAACATTAACCAGAGAGGTTCGACTGCAGTGAAGACGTtttcaggacgtcccagagtgtccagcaagcaccaggaccgtctcctcctgaggaatCATGTCTCCAGtggtgcagagcttgctcaggaacgGCAGCAGGtttgtgtgagagcatctgcacacacCGTGAGGACAAGACTTTTGGAGAACAGCCTGATGTCAAGAAGGGGAGCAAATAAACCACTTCACTCCAAGAAAAATGTCAaagacagactgaaattctgcaggaagtacaatGATTGTACtgcagaagactggtgcaaagttattttctctgaagcTCCCTTCTGACTGTTTGGGGCATTTGGAAAATCGATTGTtgggagaagaaaaggtgaatgcTGCCATGAGTTTGTGACATGCCCACAGTGAAGTATCCTGAGAtcatccatgtgtggggttgcttttcaaccaaaGGAGTGgactctctcataattctgcccaaaacactgccatgaataaagagTGGTATAAAAAAGGCCTGCAAGAGCGATTTCTTCTTCCAATGATTCATGCTGAGGATCCGTGCAACATGTCACAAaacaagagtgataaagaagtggctcgaaGATCATTGCATTGAAATTCCCTGGATCTCCATCCTATAGAGGACCTGTGGTCAGTTCTCAAAAGGCGAGTGGTCAAGCAGAAGAACACAAATTGTGATGAACTCTGAGGAGTAATAGAAAAGGCAAGAATGGatcgccatcagtcaggatttggcctacttactaatatccagcatgccagagcgaactgcagaggttatgaagaacaagggtcaacactgtaaatactgacttatacatttttttttctgtgccttGAAACATATGCTTATTATTTATGTTTCAGTATACCATAAAAAAACATGTGGAAAAGATCTAAAAATACTAAAGCAGCAAATTtaacaaaacacaatatatattcctgccaaaacttttggccatgactctgtgtgtgtgtatatatatctccAAGCTAGCAAGCTACCCCAGCAAAGACACGACTCGTTACTAGGCTAGTATGTAAGCTTCTGTAACCCCTTCCACATACCACAGCGGTCTGCCTACATGTATCTCAATCTTCTACATTTCAGTTTCTTAGAATTTCAAGCCAGTTAACTCTTGTATAATGTAACTAACGCAACCCCACCAGCTGTTAACTCCGATTAGCTAGCTAATTAATCTGCTCCGTGACCTATATATGATGTTTTATACATACAAATGAACCAGTTCAGTGCGAAAACAATAACAAAGTGAATATAATCCAACCTAATGCACATAGCAAATAAAACGTGAGCTGTAACGCTGACAAAGGCCGATGATGTAGGTCTGTTGTCTGCAGATGTTTGTAAAGTTAGCTTTAGCACAGGGGCTAACCTCTCGGAGCTGACGGAGCGGCGGCGGAGCTCAGATCTTCATGACGGACCACAGCGCTCTCCCCGCATCTCTACTCGCTGTGAATCCTTCTGCAGCAGCTGGTTCCGAACCTGAACTGTCTCGCCGTGTTCCTCTCTCTCTGGTCTGGAAATCAGCTGTTGGAAATAGCGGTAGTGAGCGAGAAGGAGGAGTTGAAAGAGGGGGATGGAGTGGAAGAAAGGAGGGATGAGTGTGTGGGGGAGGGGGGACCACTGGTGTAAACAATGCGAGGGACACAGTTTCACCACTCACTGCCATCTGCTAATAACACACTAACTGGGCTTTACTGGAacagggtttatttatttatttattcattcattggtTAAAAGGGGGTGGGGGTGCTATAAGGTctcattataattaaaaaaaaaaaaaatcatgatctatctatctatctatctatctatctatctatctatctatctatctatctatctatctatatacaggtgctggtcatagcattaaaatatcatcaaaaagttgatttatttcactaattccattcaaaaagtgaaacctgtatattatattcattacacacagactgatacattccaaatatttctttcttttaattttgatgattataactgacaactaaggaaaatcccagaTTCAGTACCTCAGAAAATTAggatattgtgaaaaggttcaatttttaagacacctggtgccacactatattcagctaattaactcaaaacacctgcaaaggcctttaaatggtctcttagTCTAGTTCTAGGCTAAACAATCATAAGGAAGACTTGACAGTTttccaaaagacaaccattgacaccttgcacaaggagggcaagacgcaaaaagtcattgcaaaagagactggctgttcactgagctctgtgtccaagcacattaatagagaggcgaagggaaggaaaacaTGTGGTAGAAAGAAgtttacaagcaatagggataaccgaaccctggagaggattgtgaaacaaaacccattcaaaaatgtgggggagattcacaaagagtggactgcagctggagtcactGCTTCAAGAACCACGacacacagacatatgcaagacatgggttacagctgtcgcattccttgtgacaagccactcttgaacaacagacagcgccagcagcgtctcgcttcaaaaaggactggactgctgctgagtggtccaaagttatgttctctgatgaaagtaaattttgcatttcctttggaaatcaggatcccagagtctggaggaagagaggagaggaacacAATCGacgttgcttgaagtccagtgtaaagtttccacagtcagtgatggtttgtggtgccatttctgttttctgaggtcaaaggtcaacacagccgtataccaggaagttttaaagcacttcatgcttcctgctgctgaccaactttatggagatgcagattttattttccaacaggacttgacccctgcacacagtgccaaagcttccagtacctggtttaaggaccatggtgttcctgttcttaattggccagcaaaatcgcctgaccttaaccccataaaaAATCTATGggattgtgaagaggaagatgtgatatgccagacccaagaatgcagaagagatGAAGGCcgctatcagagcaacctgggctctcataacacctgagcagtgccacagactgatcgactgcatgtcacgctgcattgctgcagtaattcaggcaaaaggagccccaactaagcattgagtgctgtacatgcacatacttttcatgttcatactttttagttggccaagatttctaaaaatcattttttttgtttggtcttaagtaatattctaattttccgagatactgaatttgggattttccttagttgtcagttataatcatcaaaattaaaataacatctgaaatatatcagtctgtgtgtaatgaatgaatataatatataagtttcactttttgaatggaattagtgaaataaataaactttttgatgatattctattatatgaccagcacacacacacacacacacacacacacatatatatatatatatacatatatatatatataacacacacaccaaatgtttttttctacAATACATTGCATAACAGTTCTATGAAATTCcttaatgattatttaaaaaaatcctaatatgtacatttacattcagcgTCTTAGCCAACGCTTTgcgatttacaaatgagaacaatagaagcaatgaAACCAACAAATGAGCAATACTatgtaagtgctgtgacaagtGCACATAGtacgttttttttaatataataattaaatgaagacaagtagatagaatagaaatagaatcaAGAACGCAACTGTTAGAGGGtcatttttcatcaaaaataaaaagtagataAAATGAAATGAGAGTGAGAGTTGTAGAGGGTCTCattttttagaataaataaaacaagtagatagaatagaaatagaaaagcGAGTGCTAGTGTTAGAGGGCCATGTGTGGATGGAAGAGACATCTCTTCAGCTGTTTCCTGAAGATGGCTAAAGAGCTGCTCGgtttgagttgggcaggtcattccactaGCAGGGAACAGTCAAGTTAAAAGTCCATAAgtgattatataaatattactatattatataatatatattatttattatataaatatacctCCACCAATTAGGCTTTTATAACTTATTTTGCCtattttaattttgcactttttattgtattttttttttttttgcacaacaaTGCTGcaattgtgaaaatatttgtCATGCCAATAAGCCACTGTAAATCTAAAAATTAATGCTATGTATCAGAAATATTATGACCCATGATACTGCTAGTCTGACAGAAAGGTCAAGACCTCTGAAATGGGACAGGCATTTGATGCGTTTAAAACATGCTGTTAAtgtcatataattttttatgcaaCACATTTAATAGTTAAATACACTTAGATAAAAAAAGGTGCAATATGTAATGTTACACCATTATGTACTATATTCACAGAAAAGCATCATCCCTTTCTTTCAAAAGAATCACTTTTAATTTCTAACACTATAACAACTGCGTGTATCAAAGCAACTGCAGAAAAGCACCAGGTAACTTCACATACACATAATATCCCATCAAGCAAGTGAGACTGTAGTGGACCCTTTTCCACATTTCTGTGTTTCTCAGCAGCAGAAGtcatcatagttgggtaaacttctaTAGCGGTGAATGGGGAACTaccacaaaaatatacattttgcattgcTATTTGCTCAGATAGCAAAAGTTAAACACCACTACAGTGTTTTCATCACtttcaaaaaaaggaaaagaatagAGATAGACGCTGTTTTTGAAACACCCTTGCATTAGCTTTAACTAGTTTTTCTAAATTTACCTAAAGGTAAAATAATAGAAAGGATAGTCTTAAGTagatacttttaaaaagaaattagaaaatataaaagaCTTTGGAGGACTTATTATGCTGATGACCAATGCGTTAACACAGTCTTGTGAAAAGGATCCATTAGATAAATTCAGTATAATTAGGTGCATGTTCGTAATACAGAGAATATTTAGGATAAGAGCAAAGCGACACCAACACATATTGGTGTTAAACAAGCTTCAACACAAACTGAACTGGAAACAGATCACAGATCTTATGCAACATAGTCAACATTATTACATCTGGTTAACATCTTCAGTTAAAAAAGAGAGATCaagataaatgagaaaaatatcAAAGGAGGCATTGAACAGTAGATGCTTATTTTAGTACTTATGTATACTACATACGttacaaatataaatactttGTCCTTGTGACCGTGTTTAAACCCTTTTACAATCCTTCGCAGGGATTATGAGTGGAAATGGCACTATATTTCATCCCCTCAAATGTTCAAGTTCTGTGGAGGTGTCACTTATGTTAAGATCGTTTATGATGGACTGATCTCTTACAACAGagttcattcatttataaaacgAAGTCTTCTGGACTTCATGATCATGTAGATATGAGCCTTTATTATAAGAGGAAAGGTTGGGAGCCATAATGTGTCGATTCCTCTCAGTGTTCTACATTCCTCAACACtggatactttttttaaataatgaactgGGACAGCACTTAATAACAGCCTACATTTAAAACCAGTGATCTTTCCAATGGGACTCTGTGAGGAAATGCACTGACACTCAAACCAGTCATTCACCAGTCCTTCCTGGGCTCTTCTTCTAAACCCTTTCAGTCTGTGTCGGTCAGACCAGATCAAAGATACGAGGGAAAAGCAATGCAGTGAGGCTTGCTGCTCTGCCTGCACTTACACTGAGTGAGTGTGAAACAGGCTGATGTTTCTTGAGTTCATTCAAAAGTCACACTTATTTTGAGGAGAGTCGTTCAGTTCTTGTTCAGTCCCAGCAAGATTGGATGAGAGGGGTGGGATAATGGGTAGGTTTCCATGGTAATCTTAGTGTTGGCATTTCCATGGCAACCTGGAGTGAGAGAAAATGGTTCGGTTTGATTGGTAATGTTATTTTGTATACATAACAAATTGCATCTAGAAGATGGACAAtgctattacataaaaaaaaaaaaaaattatatatcttaATAATAGGACTGGGAAATTTGATAAAAAGACTAATATagctacaataaataaatgaaacatttatgtatttgctCTGCAGTAGCTTAACGTGTTTTACATGCGTTTAAactatgcttttttttaaaccatgaacACTGTTATCAAGTGGATTAAGAATATTGAATGAAAAAGTAAAATACTGGTAAGAAATCAAGAGCATGTTTTTACAGTTTCTCAATGAaagatacaaaaatatatatatttttaaataattcttaatTTTATGAAACAGTTAAACAAAACACAGATTGATCAGTAATATTTACCTATACcacatttttctatatatatatatatatatatatatatatatatatatataatgttgcaagagatttctaaaataaatgcaaaataaatgcagttcttttgaactttaaatcATCAAAAATCCTGAAGAAAATTACGTATCTCGGATTCCACAAAAGTATTttcaaacattgataataataacaaatatcccaagaataaatcattttattttttatattaaaaaaactatttttaattgtactaatatttcacaatatcacatttttactgtatttttgttcaaataaatgcatccttagttaacataagagacttctttcaaaaacattcaataatcttacaaactccaagaaactGAAGTAACAGAAGAAATTCACAGACATTAAATTAAGCCAAATTAAAATGGCATTAACATCTCTGTGTCATTCAATTCTATGGCAGCAAAAtcattgtaaatattttgtgAGTATCTAATATATATACTGTCCTGCTTCTTTGCTCACCTGTCCAGGTTAGGCCCATCCCCTCCCCTCCCACCCATTAACCCCTGCTTCTCCCTCCCTCCTCGTGCTGTGCTGTGGGCTAGCTGTGGCTCTGAGGAGCAATGCTGGAGCAGTCAGTCACCAGCAGCCCAACTGTGACTGGAGGGCTGGAAACAGCAGTGGCTATGCCCACAGTCGCCACTGAACTAGTGCTGCTGCTGATGGGGCAAGGAACGTTGGGGTCCGTCTGGTTGGCGTGCGTGGCCATGTGACCCTGAAGCTGTGTGGGGGTCTTACAGTGCACCCCACACAGCTGACATAACAGCACCCCACCTGGACCCGAGCCACGGCCGACCCCGCTCTCCTTCCACTCTTGCCCATGATGCTTCTGAGCGTGGACCCGTAGGTATGTCAGTGTGGTGAAGCCTACAAGGAAAAAGAATGATTTTTATGAAAATTGTAATTGTCCTCTCTCGTCACTTTCTTAGTGCTGTAAATGACATTTATCAAAGCAGTCATTGAATCTGATATCCGTTTACACTACTGTTCGAAAGCCTCAAACGTTTACGTGTATCTTACAGCATAGTTAGACATAACATACACATTTACAATTCATATTCTCAAGTGTTTTAAtaaagacacttaaaaaaaaagggtATCAGAATATGAAAGGAATAGCTACACTTTTCAAACCACAAATGAAATCATCAATGACACTCACTGCGGTTGCAGAGGTGACAGACGTGATGCTGTGATTGGTTATGCACCCTCATATGATCCGTGATGTAAGCAGGAGAGAGAAGTTTGCCACAGATGTGGCAGGGAACCTTGTCCTCGTGTCTGATCATATGAGCTCGTAACCGGTCTTTAGTAGCGAACGCGGATTCGCAGGTCTGTACAAACAAACAACACGCTTCATCAAACAGTCTTCATTCTCTCTGGTATTGCAGATCTATCCCGATCTGCCTTCATCACCCCCATCATGACTCATCCTCGTCTCACACACTGTCAGACACATATGGCtgcagcccacacacacacacacacatcatcattcATGTGATCAGAGAAGCACACAAAAGAACACGTAATTCACTGTAATGAAGTTTTAGCAAAGAGCCAAAAACACAATGCAGGATGATTTAAAAGAATATTTAGGACTAGATTTTCTAATTATTGAACTTAGTATTATGCTGTTGATTATCACTGAAAAAAGGTTTCTTATGCTTTTCAAGATGGCattgtttaatcaaaaatacagtaaaattagtaagactgaaatattattactatttaaaatacatttaaaaaaatatgtaatttattcctgtgatggtaaagctgaattatcagcatcattactactccagtcttcagggtcacatgatccttcagaaatcattctgatatgaggATTTGATGTTCAAGAAAGATTTATTATTCTGTGCTGAATAGGAAGCTAATGTATCTGTGCTggataaaagtaaaacaaatgtaaatgtaattattgctTAAAACATCTTTCTTACCCCAATCCTTTGAGCAGTAGCATATATACAGTACTATAGTAAAAGCATTACAATTCTAAAATGTTGGTCTTTTTTCCAAGAAAGATTGCTATTTTTAAGCATGTGTATTTGCTAACGTAAAAGTTCTAGCAGGTGGCCACAAAGCTACAAAAAAATGGGCggagagtaaaaaaaacaaacaaaaaaaaaacaattacatgcattagcttttgtttttacaTTCTACGGGACAAGATCAAATTACTTCCAAAGGCAATCAATGACATGTCAAATCACACCGGGCATGCAGAAAAAACTAACATCAATGATGAACAAAAAACATGGGAGAGGAGGCAAGAGAGACTAGAGGAGTATGATTACCGGACATTTGAAGGGTCTTTCTGTGGAGTGCACCTGTCGCACATGACTGTTAAGATGGTCCGGCCtggaggagacagagagagagtacaATACATATCATAATAATTAGCAGGGGGCATTGAGCATTTGTGTTTCTGCTGCACATTATCTCTATGTGAACTAGAGGAGAATCAACAGAGATCTGTCTGTATATACagttacttttgatcagttaaatgctTATCAAAATATGCagctcatgtttttttgtttggtttatgtATTAATACCTCAGGGTCACATGAGCCcgaaaatattttttactactAGTTTGACTGGACTGTATATGGATGTAGATGTGTCTAATTCTATGACATAGATGGATAAATACAGATAGAAGGTCACTTATTCCTCATCTAACCCATTTTCAGTCTCAAATTAGAAATTAGGGCATCTctccctagttttttttttttagtaaaatgaCAACATTCAGTCCTCCAGCACTGTCAGAACTACAGTATAATGCTCACGGTTGAAACCTGCTGTGAACTGGCCTGATAAACAAGTTTGTTCTGGTTTATACCAAGCGTGCATGCGTTTATAGAAATCATTAAAAATCTCAGCATACTCACAGATAAAGTATGTTTATGCAACTAGTTTTGTTTTGCTGTGTACAGGTGTGTAAGGGTATATCTCTTACCGTGAGAAGCCCTTGGCGCAGTGCGGACACACATACGGCTTCTCCACTCCTCCCTGGTGTGACCGAACGTGATAGCTCATGCGGTCCTTTCTCTTAAACCGCTGCTGGCAGATTGGACAGGAGTACGGCTTCTCATCCGAATGGGACAACCGATGACGGTTCAGATGGTACACGTCCCTGAACGCCTTCCCGCATGCCTCACATGCATGGTTCTTCCTGACTGGATTGGGGTTAGGGTTGGGAGTTGGATTGATGGGTAATGGGTTTGTTATTGGGATAGATATTTGGATCGGGGTGGGATTACTTAGGTTATCATTGATGTTGGTATTTGGTGCAGCCTGAAAAACAATACAAGACAATTTCAGATTTTATGAGCCACAAACACAGCAAATCTTTCTGTGTCTTCTGGGTAAAACATGTTCATCGTTGGCTGACCTACTAACCAACTGACTGTAAGTGTTCAACAAATGAGGTTGGAGCAGGTATGAGACCATGTTACACAACCGTTAGCCTGATTTTTGTAGAGCCTTGGGATTTGATGGTTTGAAACCAACTCCAACTACTTTAGTTTATTACGGGAGAGCAGACATGTGGTGAAATAATCATAAATTATTTCTGCTAAAGTGATAAATTACACTTTCCATAAGTACCGTACAATCTTGTGTCCCATTACAGTTTTAAAATCACTGAGAATCTTACCTCACAAATCATTTAACCATAAAGGCTTGTTTACACAGTTTTTAAGATCCGAACAGATTATAAAACAATAGGCAATAGCTACGGATCTCACCCTACCAGACATTCAAGTCATTGCAAACACACCAACTCAGAGAAACAAGCACCGCGTTGCTAGGAGATTACATGACAAATTGAAACAATGTGCTCTAAAAATGGCTCAAAATAACAAACATGTTTCATATTCTCTACCTGAATGGaatcaaaattaaaaagattaaaaatcgGAGTGTGTGCCCATCATTTACTATACGACTTTCTGTGAAAATACTCAACTCCTACTTCCCAAAttctgcagactggctctgaaTTATGCCAATTAGTGCTGACTGCTTCAGACTGTAAATCTGGGCAAAAGTCATATTGTGTATTGCAGACTTTAGctactgtatgaaaaaattacCACACCGTATTTTCATGAAATATCAATAATGATCACAAACCCGTAAAATGTTCCTCTAGCTTTATTTAAATGTGGAAGCCTTAAACCAATCCggcagtgttttattattattattttataataatttaaaaaggaaatatataaaaaataaaagaatctaTATATGTTTTCCTATGATGGATTATATATATCCATAgagacattttttgtttgtttaatttaaagcCCTATTAAACCCTCTTTATGAAAAGTGCCTCAAAGGTAATCAAAAAAGACGTTGAGAGAGTAAATGTGAGATGAAAGCCATTAGTAGAAGCAAGTCAAAACAAGAACAAGGGAAGCGCAGCAAAGGTATGCAAAGTATAAACTGAAGACACAAACCAAGCTGACCTGAACCATTGTCCCAGTAACCACCACTGCAGTTGGGAGGGGCTGGTTCACTGTCATGGCGACTGCTGCCGGGGAGATAGAGACAGCCACCGTCTCTAGCTGCTGATTGCTGATTGGGGCAGGCTGGGCCATGGGGTCGACTGCTGTGGGTATAGAGGCAGGTATAGACagctggaggagagagagagggatgctCTGCCTCTCCACTCCTGCTTCAGCCTTCCCTCCGTCTAGTTTCTCTCTAGCGGCTCTGTCCTTCATCTTCACTCCAGTGTGGACAGACTGGTGACGCCGCAGGTTATAACTGTTCTTAAACTGCTTGTTACATATGGAGCAGATGTGTGCAGGTCGAGCTGGTCGAGTGACTGGCTTCACTGGGAAAGAGAAACGGAGAGAAAGGGTTAAAGGACAATCTAAGTGTTCATATACAGGCGTACGCTTTTTGACGCAAACAAACACCTAGACTTGAGAAACACACTATGCTGtatttagcactcactattctaattatattcttaaaaaaaatatatatatatatctaactagctttctaatctttttgtattctatcagttttcttttcatttatgatACAATTACCAAAAGCAAAAAAGACctataacactagcttgctctattctttttctattctatctgttttctttttatttattatattatttaaaagccctagCTACGTGTGCTGTGTTAAGctgactgagacttgttatagcacttgtgtatcattgctcttttgttgtttttgattgcttccattgttgtcatttgtaagtcactttggataaaagcgtctcctaattgactaaatgtaaatgtattaaaataattctaGAAGGTTTTGACCTAAATGCTTGAAAACAGTAATTAAACAGTAAACAGTGAGATGTGAAATCACATGGGACATGTcatttttctgtctcttttttcCACTTACTGGCAAAAACAGGAAGATTTTTGCACTATTCTATcacaataatgtgtaaaaaaaaaatgcacattaccTATGAAATTGATGCTTTATCGGttctctttttttatcattctcTTACCATTAGAGAACATTTTAGCATGTTTTATCGCTATTCTTGGACTACATGAAATGCATAAAAGGCCAATCTGCATTGGTTCCGAAAGTATTTGTATCCCAGGGATTTGAATTAGATT comes from Carassius auratus strain Wakin chromosome 3, ASM336829v1, whole genome shotgun sequence and encodes:
- the LOC113047995 gene encoding myc-associated zinc finger protein-like yields the protein MDAAWSSFLFQTPPSQSQTDGTLQSDLLPDLTDSAQDPPPEHIAPPPSTVDTAALSEEPVPVKPVTRPARPAHICSICNKQFKNSYNLRRHQSVHTGVKMKDRAAREKLDGGKAEAGVERQSIPLSLLQLSIPASIPTAVDPMAQPAPISNQQLETVAVSISPAAVAMTVNQPLPTAVVVTGTMVQAAPNTNINDNLSNPTPIQISIPITNPLPINPTPNPNPNPVRKNHACEACGKAFRDVYHLNRHRLSHSDEKPYSCPICQQRFKRKDRMSYHVRSHQGGVEKPYVCPHCAKGFSRPDHLNSHVRQVHSTERPFKCPTCESAFATKDRLRAHMIRHEDKVPCHICGKLLSPAYITDHMRVHNQSQHHVCHLCNRSFTTLTYLRVHAQKHHGQEWKESGVGRGSGPGGVLLCQLCGVHCKTPTQLQGHMATHANQTDPNVPCPISSSTSSVATVGIATAVSSPPVTVGLLVTDCSSIAPQSHS